CGGTTTCGACACGCTGAACGGCGGCATGCAGTTCGTCGAATCGACGCCGTGGATCTCGACGTTCAACATCAACTACGCGCTCGGTGTCGACGGGCTGTCGGTGCTGTTCGTCATCCTCAACAGCTTCACGACCCTGATGGTCGTGATCGCTGGCTGGCAGGTGATCCAGAGCCGCGTCGGGCAGTACATGGCCGCGTTCCTGATCATGTCGGGCCTGATCAACGGCGCCTTCGCGGCGACCGATGCGATCCTGTTCTACGTGTTCTTCGAAGCGATGCTGATTCCGATGTACCTGGTGATCGGCGTCTGGGGCGGCCCGAACCGGATCTACGCCTCGGTCAAGTTCTTCCTGTACACGCTGCTCGGTTCGCTGCTGACACTGGTTGCCTTCGTCTACCTGTACAACCAGTCCGGCGGCAGCTTCGTCATCGCCGACTACCAGCGCCTGCCGCTGGGCATGGGCGCGCAACTGCTGCTGCTGATCGCGTTCTTCTTCGCCTTCGCGGTCAAGGTGCCGATGTGGCCTGTGCACACCTGGTTGCCGGATGCCCACGTCGAGGCGCCGACCGGCGGCTCGATGGTGCTGGCCGCGATTACGCTGAAACTCGGTGCCTACGGCTTCCTGCGGTTCGCATTGCCGATCGCACCGGATGCCTCGCGCGAATACGCCTGGGTCTTCATCGTGTTCTCGCTGATCGCGGTGGTCTACATCGGCCTCGTTGCGCTGGTCCAGACCGACATGAAGAAGCTGGTCGCGTACTCGTCGATCTCGCACATGGGTTTCGTCACGCTCGGCTTCTTCATGTTCGCCGGCGGCACGCAACTGAACCCGTACGCGGTCGAGGGTGCCATCGTCCAGATGGTCAGCCACGGCTTCGTTTCGGCTGCGATGTTCTTCTGCATCGGCGTGATGTACGACCGCGTGCACAGCCGCAAGATCGCCGACTACGGCGGCGTCGCCAACAAGATGCCGATCTTCGCGTCGTTCATGATGCTGTTCGCGATGGCCAACTCGGGCCTGCCGGGTACGTCGGGCTTCGTCGGCGAGTTCATGGTCATCCTCGGCGCCGTGCAGGTGAACTTCTGGTACGCATTCGCGGCCGCGACGACGCTGATTTTCGGCGCCGGCTACACGCTGTGGATGTACAAGCGCGTGATCTTCGGCGATGTCGCCAACGATCATGTGGCCGAGCTGCAGGACGTGAACAAGCGCGAATTCCTCGTTCTGGCGGTGCTCGCCATTGCCGTGCTCGGCATGGGCCTGTATCCGAAGCCTTTCGTCGACGTGATGCATGTGTCGGTCAACGACCTGATCTGGCACGTCTCGCAGTCCAAGCTCCAATAAAGAGTCACCGATGAATACCATGACCTGGTCCAGTCTCAACGCTGGCGTAGCGACCCCGGAGATCTTCCTGCTCTGTGCGACCTGCGCCATCCTGCTGATCGATGTTTTCCTCAGCGACGCCAAGCGCCACATCAGCTACATGCTGACGCTGGCCGCGCTGGTCGCAACCGGCTGCCTGCTGGTGACCGGCTATTCGAACCTGCCGCAACTTGCCTTCAACGACATGTTCGTTGCCGACCCGCTGGCCT
This window of the Jeongeupia sp. USM3 genome carries:
- a CDS encoding NADH-quinone oxidoreductase subunit M codes for the protein MTGNLLSLTIWVPIVAGLVVLATGGDRNANAARWLAVLGALAGFLVSVPLYTGFDTLNGGMQFVESTPWISTFNINYALGVDGLSVLFVILNSFTTLMVVIAGWQVIQSRVGQYMAAFLIMSGLINGAFAATDAILFYVFFEAMLIPMYLVIGVWGGPNRIYASVKFFLYTLLGSLLTLVAFVYLYNQSGGSFVIADYQRLPLGMGAQLLLLIAFFFAFAVKVPMWPVHTWLPDAHVEAPTGGSMVLAAITLKLGAYGFLRFALPIAPDASREYAWVFIVFSLIAVVYIGLVALVQTDMKKLVAYSSISHMGFVTLGFFMFAGGTQLNPYAVEGAIVQMVSHGFVSAAMFFCIGVMYDRVHSRKIADYGGVANKMPIFASFMMLFAMANSGLPGTSGFVGEFMVILGAVQVNFWYAFAAATTLIFGAGYTLWMYKRVIFGDVANDHVAELQDVNKREFLVLAVLAIAVLGMGLYPKPFVDVMHVSVNDLIWHVSQSKLQ